The genomic interval TGCGGCTTCTGTGAATATTTGCCCCGCAGAACCTCCCGCATATTGTTCAGCAATGACAAATAGCTCTGGTTGGGGTCACGTGTCATAACCTCGATGAAGGCAAACGACATGGCGCCGGTGGCGGTGCCGCCCTCCATGGCGTCGGCAGAGGTCTGGCTGTCCTTGCATCCGGAGATGGAAATGGCGTCACAGGGTGCCGTCTTGGTCTGTTTGGCCCGCTGGTTGGCTCCCGAGCCAGTGGTGGCCTGTTTGACGGTTCCCATGATGGACGACAGAGCGCCTCCGATGTCGCCCCGGGCGTAGGACGACACAGCACCCAACAGGCCTTGTccggcctccttggccaggttGGGCTCCTTCAAAATGCCCTTGGTGGAGTAGACGTAGGGCAGATCGAGGGCTGTGCCTGAGTGGCACGAGTCGAACAACGCGGTCAGGCGGCATCCAGGAGGAAGCGACTTGACAAGAATGTCATGCAGCACGTCGTCGATGATGGATCCGGCCCGTTGGAAGTCCACGGGATAGATGCATTCGTCGTAGCCATCGTCCTCGTCGCCGTCGACATCCTTTTCCTGGCCGCCGTGGCCCGAAAAATGAAACACCAGCGAATCGTTGGGCTGCGCGCCCTTGACCAGCCACTGGCACGCCTGCAGAATGTTCTGCTTGGTGGGGATCGACCGCTGGTCGCGCTGGTCGTCGGTGAGAATCACCATGTCGTCGGGCTTGTATCCCGCCCGCTGCACCAGGTACCGCTGCAGGTTGTGCACGTCGTTGATACAGCCTCGCAGCGCGTTTTTGGAGCCAATGTAGTTGCAGCCAATCAATAACGCCTTCTTCTTACCCGAACAGTTGGAGTACTGGAAATGGTAGCCCTGGGTGCCTCCAAATGCCTGGTTGCCCTGAGGAGGCATGTTGTGATTTCCGTGCGGTCCGGGCGGTCCGGGCTGTCCGTATTGTCCTGGGGGCGCCTGATTGCCCATTCCGGGGTGTCCatatcctcctccgccgCCCCCCTGGCCTCCAGGAGGACCTTGAGGAGGTCCATAGTTGCCCCTTTGCCCAGGAGGGGGTCCCTGTGGGGGTCCATAGCCGCCAGGACCTCCCGAACCTCCGTATTGgcctggaggaggacccTGAGGAGGCCCATATCCACCTCCCGAACCTCCGTATCCCCCTCCAGGACCTCCATATCCGCCACCATACTGGCCCGGAGGAGGGCCCTGGGGAGGTCCATAGttgccgccgccgccgccatACCGGTCCTGCTGGTTGTATCCGCCATATCCGCCGGGCGGGCCGCCGCCATAAGTGTTGCCGCCTTGTCCTGGGTAGCTCATTTCGATTGTATAACTGGTAGTGATGGCGGTGATGATGTCACAATGCCATTATGCATGCGGATTTTAGGGTTCGGATCGAAGGTAGGGTAACTGGCTGATTGTGGGGATGAAGAGTGACTGGGGAGCTGGGAGCTGGGAGCTGTTACGGGGAGGGGTGTTGTATCACGTGGCCGTCGTtgggtggtcacgtgacttctTATTTCCCCGGTTCGGGGTCTTTTTTTGGCCTGGTGCCAAGAGAATGTGTGTAGGGCTGAGCCGAGGCTGAGTCATGTTCTAAAATTAGATGATGTAATATTTGGCAGATGAGTGGGAAATTGAATAaaaaaagtcacgtgggtcacgtgggtggGAAGGGTGTCACGAGGTTATGGGGatgggtcacgtgaggtTGGTATGTAGATGTTTCTCTGGCAAACGCGGTTTAGAGAAGCGTTGAGGGTTGTAGGATCGTTACTAGTGAAAATCGTTGACAATTCGGACCAAATAAGtaacacaaaaaaacaacaaaaaccaacaaaaatgtcaaaaaacaacaaaaatgACAATCAAAAACCAACGTGTCAATCACAATCAATTGACTCGATAGGAACATTCCAAATGCCTTGTTGACTACTTTTAAACTCCAAATGTCTCAGGAACAGAACGTCTGAGCGATGAAAGGTGCGAAAGGTCACGTTACTTATCACGTGAGAAGGAAAAACAAGTTAAATAATTGATGTTTGCGATTACTGGAATGCTAGAAACAAGTGTTTGTAGGGTATCAATGGGCGAGTCTTGTAGACACCAGTAGTAATTGTAAGAATATTCAGATGTCTTCCATGGGGGTCAGAGGATGGTTTGAGGGAAGTAGACTATTCTAAGTGACTCTCCAGTGATTCTCCAGCCCAATTGTAGTATTATGATGAACTCTCGGATCGATTTCCGTTTGATTTGAATGTTTTAtcgtctacttgtagttgtgcaGTTGCAATTGTGGTCCAGACATTCTGATGGTGCTGCGTGGTCGTGCAAAGAACAGGAGCACCGAGATTGCTTGGATGTTCTagtgctgctgttgtttgtgCTACTTCTAAAGTTCGTGAAGTTGCTGACTCGACTGCCACCACCATCGACTCGCACGGAAGACACTGCTTGCCCCACATCGCAGACCTACCGTTTGGCCCTTACTGTTACCCGCTGCATTATCACCATGTCTTTGTGGTCATGGTGTCTTTCCACCCCCTCCCGCAGATGTACTCCATAAGGTCTCCAGAGAGCATGAGTCCCGCGAAAGGAGCACCGCGAAAGGAGCTTGGAGTGCAACACAGTATGAGAGAGAGTGGCAAGTCTTTCTGACACCAAAGCATTGTAAAAGGGTGCAATAATGGAGGTGTTCCGGAGACTTTTGTCACTAGCACCATTCCTGTCTTCTCAACTACATTGGTCCTCCCCCATTGACAGCGGTTGGCACCGACCATCCCGTGTTCCCCATCCCATGTTCCCCCAGGCTTGCATTGTGGGACACTGTTGAGGGTCTGTCAGGGACACTTCCGGTCCGGGGCCATTCGCCGTTCTCCAAGTCCCACCTTTCCTACATCTTGGGCTAAATCAACTCCAGCCACTCGACAGACTCGCGCCGCAGTTAGTTCCACGTTTTGGCCAGACTTGTAGCAACATGCTCCCACATTCCGCGGCATGGTGCGAATCAGTACAActggtcttcttgtcgcAACCCATGGCAATCATCAGACCCTTGTCTGGCTCACTCACTTGACTAACGGACCAACTTGTCTGACGGACCCACATGCCACTCCTACTCCGCTCCTCTACTCATCTACAGGTCGCTCAAAAAGTGAATGCTCTAGAATATATGCTAATTAGTATGCCTCTTGGCGTTAGTGGTGGCGGGGTTGCTGGAGCCTTGTATTCCAGCCCATTAACAGCGGTCTGAGTGTTGCTGGTTGTGTTACTCGGCGTGGACAGTGGACCACCTGCGGTTCTCAACTACTTGAGCTTATGCATCAACCCCACTTCCTCtccgtcgtcgtcgtcgtcctcatcctTTTCCTCATCTTCCGCGTCTAGTCTCAAATGGTCATCATCATTGCCGGTGCTCTTGATGGTCACCTTGGCCTCCCTCTTGGAGATTGGGGTTAAAGGCATTCCGACAGCGGCCTCCTCATCCGGGGAGTAGTACGAAGTGTCGACGTGGTACTCGTCCACCTggggggtggtggggaCGACTTCGGGGATATCGTTTACGGTGGCGACAGTCACATCTTTCTTCATGGCCACCCAGATGGCGCTGCCGATGATCAAGCCTCCTCCCAGCACACTCCACACGTCTGGCCAGTTGTTCCACAGCACCTTGTCCCACAGCAAGGCCCAGACAATCTGAGTGTACGTAATGTTGGCCACCTTGGCCGCCTTTTCTCTCGTGAGCGCTCCAGTCATGCACAGCTGGGTCATGAAGCCGCAGAGCGCGAGAATGACAATGAAGGCGGCCTGGCTCCATGTGTGCGGCAGTCTGATGCCCTTGCCGGTGTAGACTAGCGCAATCAGACTGATGAGCCAGCACCAGGTGGAAAAGTACTGCACGTTGACTGTCGGGTGGGCTCTGTCGCCTATGGATCGGATGGCGACAAACGCGGAGCCTCCACCGAGAACTCCGAGCATGGAGAAGCCAATGGAGCGGAGGCGGTCAATGGGGCGCACGCCGCTGGTGTCTCGTGAGCCGGTGATGAGCTGGAACAGGAAGACCGGTCTTGCAATCAGAATGACTCCGCAGAAGGCGACCAAGCCTCCGAGCGCCATACTTCGGGTGAATTTCTCGCCCAGGAACATCCACGCCAGAAGAGAGGTGGCCACAGGAGTCAGAAACGTGAGCACTGTGGCGTCGGACAGTTCCAGGTAGTTGAGCGAGTAGTAGAGGCCAAAGACCCCGAAAAAGCCACATAGGGCCCGAATGACCAGCAGGTGTCTGACCTCGGGGATTCCGGTGATGAACTGCAGTCGTGGAGGCAGGTTTTCCTCCTGTTGCTTCACTTTGCGGGCATACACCTTGTGCTGGCCCCACAGCACCACTCCTATGGTGAGTGACATTCTGAGAAAGAGAATCTGGAAGGCGttgaagtcgtcgtcgggGTTGTTTCCGTTTTGCAGCAGTCGAGCAGTCACCGCCATGCCgctggaaaagaaggagctcatcaGCGCCAGCAGCATGCCTGTGTATCCTTTGGTGAGAGCCTCGAACTGCGTCAACAAGTGTTTGGCAAGCCGTTTGACGGTCGTTCGGGAGTCGTCGAGCGTCATGGTgcaccagaagaagcgTGAGTATGTGAGTGCAAGGAGTTATCTTCTCCAAagtctctctctccactgTCACTTCGAGATTTTCTGGGCTGGACTTGAGAGTTTAACGTTACCTTTTGACATATGGTTTGGACGGCAGAGTTTGAAATTCGGGGGTAAAATGCAGAATCGGGCGATTTTTGGCGTCGGAAAACGTCGGAATTGGTAGAGACGATGTTTCTGAGTCGATTGCAACTTGCAGATTCACCACACCATTCTTCCATCCCCAGTTATCCACACTTTGGCCACTTTCAAACTCGCCTAAAATAAACTTCCGCCATGTGCTACTATGCACAGTATCTGAGTGGCTTGTCTGAGAGCCTGAGTCACAGAAATGGGTCAAGACATGCAATGTTTGCCAGACGGAGACACGGGGTGTGgtcagtcacgtgacgtgcGGCGGGTGCCCCCCGAGGTCTTttccggtcacgtggttgtATCCTACTTGCACCTCTCCATATCTTGTCTCAATTTCGGATTAATTTGAgagacttttttttttttttcgcctCTGAAATTAAACTCTGGAGGCTGCATCCCGATATGGAACCCTGGGTTGGGGGGGGATTTTTTACGAAAATGTTGGGGTGGACATTTCTCGATGACTAATGGGTAGATTGAGAGAGGATATTGTCACGTGTGTGTGCGTGTGTTTATCTCGTGACTCGGAACAATCTGCCGCATTTTTCTCCCGCATCAATATCTCCATTACTCACCGACTGGTCGCTCTTTTCCTCTCACAGTATAACCGTCTACTTTATGATAGTCTGTTCGGTGAGGGGCTAAATGGTGCTTTTTGGTCATAACACCCGATCTAATGCCCTGATTCAGACCATTTGACAACGAGTCTATTGTCCGcgacgtcacgtgaccgcgCCAACCACGGGCGTGCGTTCTTTTTGGTCTTTTTGGTCTTTTTCCGTCTTTTTCCGTCTTTTTCCGCCGGTTACAAACCCCCCGCCGCCGTTAATCGTCCCATGACTAACAAACTCTCGTCTCCGCGTGGACTTTTAGCAACTCCGTCAGCTTGGGTGAACCCTCGGTGAActctgtctcttctcccTGCGCTCGTATGTGCCGTTTGGAGTTTCGCATTTTGACATGGTCTGGTGACTTCATTTCTCATCCTACAGTCGAGAGACCACGTCCATTGTGATGGTCAAGAGTGGACGAGTCTAATGGTACTCATTGCGAGCGGATTTGGGCGGTATTTCGCCAGATCGAGGGATTCGCAAAAGTCCAATTTCCGGATTTAAACACGTTCGGCTACAACCTCAGGCGCATTCCTACAGCAACACGCGTACCGTGAAGTGTCTGAGCCTTGCCTAGGGGCGCTTTTGCTCCAAGATTTAATCACCAGAGCCCCGGTCGGAGGGGGCATGTGTGGGTCTCGAGATACGATGAACATACGGTAAAACGACCGCCCGCTGGTGGTTCGTCTTGCAGAGAGCTCTTTAACTGCGTGTGTCCGATTCAACGAGACTAGATGATCATGTCTCGTACCCCCCgtatatcacgtgacccatACTCATGCCACCCACGTATAACCACTTCGACAAACTCGACTGCGCCTCGTCTCAAAAATCGTCTAGCTCTGACTCTAGCTCGGGATGCCAATTGTGGGGTCATgaaaagagaagaaaatTCAAACGTCTATTTAGACGGTAGGTTTTGCGCAGCAGAGCTGGGTTGgggtgtcacgtgattggtcatgtgattggATGACACGAGACCAATGCGTCTCTGTCGGTCAAGAGCTCCAGGGATGATTTGATTGAAGGTAGggtagtacatactgtacatggCTAATTGCTCGCATAATGATGAAATGAGAAgtcatcacgtgatgagtGGAACCAGCTTggtcgtagacgagatgtccatcctgtagatGGGTTTATCCActgatctagaatctctttcTGGTGTATGTTACTATCGGAATGTGCTGTCCCTAGAAGTGAGTTGTAAGTCGTTACATTAACTATATCTAACCAATAATACTTATGAACTTCAATACTGTAGACGAGAGGAAACGATAttataatatatataaaattTCTCAGACGTGAAACAAGTATATAGGAATAATCTCgtggagttggaggctATCCATTGGTGGCTAGAATAAGGTCATTATATGCATCTTCGGTGGTGTCCACAGagatttttttgttttttgattttatgtattttatttatttatttaattttatttattttatttttttttatttatttttttattttattttattttatttattttatttattttatttatttttttatttattttattttatttattttattttatttaattttattatttatttattttatttattttatttattttatttattttattatttattttattttattttattttattttatttatttttttttatttatttatttattttattttattttattttattt from Yarrowia lipolytica chromosome 1F, complete sequence carries:
- a CDS encoding uncharacterized protein (Compare to YALI0F04059g, similar to Saccharomyces cerevisiae MCA1 (YOR197W); ancestral locus Anc_8.608, similar to DEHA0G23474g Debaryomyces hansenii IPF 4877.1), yielding MSYPGQGGNTYGGGPPGGYGGYNQQDRYGGGGGNYGPPQGPPPGQYGGGYGGPGGGYGGSGGGYGPPQGPPPGQYGGSGGPGGYGPPQGPPPGQRGNYGPPQGPPGGQGGGGGGYGHPGMGNQAPPGQYGQPGPPGPHGNHNMPPQGNQAFGGTQGYHFQYSNCSGKKKALLIGCNYIGSKNALRGCINDVHNLQRYLVQRAGYKPDDMVILTDDQRDQRSIPTKQNILQACQWLVKGAQPNDSLVFHFSGHGGQEKDVDGDEDDGYDECIYPVDFQRAGSIIDDVLHDILVKSLPPGCRLTALFDSCHSGTALDLPYVYSTKGILKEPNLAKEAGQGLLGAVSSYARGDIGGALSSIMGTVKQATTGSGANQRAKQTKTAPCDAISISGCKDSQTSADAMEGGTATGAMSFAFIEVMTRDPNQSYLSLLNNMREVLRGKYSQKPQLSASHPTDVNLKFIM
- a CDS encoding uncharacterized protein (Compare to YALI0F04081g, weakly similar to uniprot|Q08980 Saccharomyces cerevisiae YPL264c) — encoded protein: MTLDDSRTTVKRLAKHLLTQFEALTKGYTGMLLALMSSFFSSGMAVTARLLQNGNNPDDDFNAFQILFLRMSLTIGVVLWGQHKVYARKVKQQEENLPPRLQFITGIPEVRHLLVIRALCGFFGVFGLYYSLNYLELSDATVLTFLTPVATSLLAWMFLGEKFTRSMALGGLVAFCGVILIARPVFLFQLITGSRDTSGVRPIDRLRSIGFSMLGVLGGGSAFVAIRSIGDRAHPTVNVQYFSTWCWLISLIALVYTGKGIRLPHTWSQAAFIVILALCGFMTQLCMTGALTREKAAKVANITYTQIVWALLWDKVLWNNWPDVWSVLGGGLIIGSAIWVAMKKDVTVATVNDIPEVVPTTPQVDEYHVDTSYYSPDEEAAVGMPLTPISKREAKVTIKSTGNDDDHLRLDAEDEEKDEDDDDDGEEVGLMHKLK